The Oncorhynchus mykiss isolate Arlee chromosome 20, USDA_OmykA_1.1, whole genome shotgun sequence genome includes a region encoding these proteins:
- the LOC110499337 gene encoding phosphatidylinositol 4-kinase type 2-alpha, with the protein MEETSPLVSPLQDSVDYNCCQSEATSPITPGSVVRVSAGSPGRSRERQTLLVRDRGNSPRDPHRNEFPDDPEFREIVRKAEQAIEEEIFPEIICQGSSGSYFVKDSQGNVIGVFKPKNEEPYGQLNPKWTKWLQKLCCPCCFGRDCLVLNQGHLSEAGASLVDQKLQLNIVPQTKVVYLASDTFNYNAIDRVKSRGKRLALEKVPKVGQRFNRIGLPPKVGSFQLFVEGYKDADYWLKRFEAEPLPENTNRQLQLQFERLVVLDYIIRNTDRGNDNWLLKYDCPMDIERNRETDWVVVKEPIIRLAAIDNGLAFPIKHPDSWRAYPFYWAWLSQARVPFSEEIRDLVLPKLTNPTFIKDLEEDLYQLFKKDTGFDRGQFHKQIAVMRGQILNLSQALKERKTPLQLVQMPPVIVETARAPQRANSESYTQSFQSRKPFFTWW; encoded by the exons ATGGAAGAAACGAGccccctcgtctctcctctccaggaCTCCGTAGATTACAACTGTTGCCAGAGCGAAGCCACCAGTCCAATAACTCCGGGTTCTGTGGTGCGAGTGTCGGCTGGGAGCCCTGGACGCAGCCGGGAGAGACAGACGCTTTTGGTCAGGGACAGAGGGAACTCTCCGCGGGATCCACACAGGAATGAGTTTCCAGACGACCCAGAGTTTCGGGAGATCGTGAGGAAAGCAGAACAAGCCATAGAAGAAGAGATCTTTCCAGAGATCATCTGCCAAGGATCTAGTGGTAGTTACTTCGTGAAAGACTCTCAAGGG AACGTAATCGGTGTGTTCAAGCCTAAGAACGAGGAGCCGTATGGTCAGCTGAACCCAAAGTGGACCAAGTGGCTCCAGAAGCTGTGTTGTCCCTGTTGCTTCGGACGGGACTGTCTGGTCCTGAACCAGGGCCATCTGTCTGAGGCCGGGGCCAGTCTGGTGGACCAGAAACTACAGCTCAATATCGTGCCCCAGACCAAG gtGGTGTACCTGGCCAGTGATACGTTTAACTACAATGCTATAGACAGAGTCAAGTCTCGGGGAAAGAGGCTAGCTCTGGAGAAAGTTCCCAAAGTTGGACAGCGCTTCAACAGAATAGGCCTCCCTCCTAAG GTGGGATCATTCCAGTTGTTTGTGGAGGGCTACAAAGACGCAGACTATTGGCTAAAGCGGTTTGAGGCAGAGCCTCTTCCAGAGAACACCAATCGGCAGCTGCAGCTTCAGTTCGAGAGACTGGTGGTCCTCGACTATATAATCAGGAACACGG ATCGGGGGAATGACAACTGGCTGTTAAAATACGACTGTCCAATGGACATAGAAAGGAACCGG gagaccGACTGGGTGGTGGTAAAAGAGCCTATTATCAGACTGGCAGCCATAGACAATGGTCTTGCCTTCCCAATCAAACACCCTGACTCCTGGAGAGCCT ATCCATTCTACTGGGCGTGGTTATCTCAGGCTAGGGTTCCTTTCTCTGAGGAGATTAGGGACTTGGTTCTGCCGAAACTGACCAACCCCACCTTCATCAAAGACCTGGAGGAAGACCTCTACCAACTCTTTAAG AAGGATACAGGCTTTGACAGAGGACAGTTCCACAAACAGATAGCTGTGATGAGAGGACAG ATTTTGAACCTGAGCCAGGCCCTGAAGGAGCGTAAGACCCCCCTACAACTGGTCCAGATGCCCCCAGTCATAGTGGAGACAGCCAGAGCACCACAGAGAGCCAACAGTGAGTCCTACACACAGAGCTTCCAGAGCAGGAAACCCTTCTTTACctggtggtag
- the LOC110499339 gene encoding phosphoglycerate mutase 1 yields MAAYKLVLIRHGESNWNQDNRFCGWFDADLSETGEREARRGGQALKDAGYEFDVCYTSVLKRAIRTLWLCLDSIDQMWLPVHRTWRLNERHYGGLTGLNKSETAAKHGEAQVKIWRRSFDIPPPTMDPDHDFYTVISKDRRYGDLSEEQLPSCESLKDTIARALPYWNNEIVPQIKQGKRVLIAAHGNSLRGIVKHLEGMSEEAIMELNLPTGIPILYELDKNLKPVKPMQFLGDEETVRKAMEAVAAQGKAKK; encoded by the exons ATGGCCGCCTACAAGCTGGTGTTGATCCGCCACGGAGAGAGCAACTGGAACCAGGATAATCGATTCTGCGGCTGGTTTGACGCAGATCTGAGTGAGACTGGAGAAcgggaggcgaggagaggaggacaggcccTGAAAG ATGCTGGCTATGAGTTTGACGTGTGCTACACCTCAGTCCTAAAGAGGGCCATCCGCACTTTGTGGCTGTGTCTGGACAGCATTGACCAGATGTGGCTTCCCGTCCACCGGACCTGGCGCCTCAACGAGCGCCACTACGGTGGCCTGACGGGATTAAACAAGTCGGAGACTGCCGCCAAGCACGGAGAGGCTCAGGTGAAGATCTGGAGGCGGAGCTTCGATATCCCTCCTCCCACTATGGATCCGGACCACGACTTCTACACCGTCATCAGCAAG GACCGTCGTTATGGCGACCTGTCGGAGGAGCAGCTTCCGTCTTGTGAGAGCCTGAAGGATACCATCGCCCGGGCACTGCCCTACTGGAACAACGAGATTGTCCCCCAGATCAAACAGGGCAAGAGGGTTCTCATTGCTGCCCACGGCAACAGCCTCAGGGGCATTGTCAAGCACCTGGAGG GTATGTCAGAGGAGGCAATCATGGAGCTGAACCTGCCCACAGGCATCCCCATCCTGTACGAGCTGGACAAGAACCTGAAGCCCGTCAAACCCATGCAGTTCCTGGGGGATGAGGAGACCGTCAGGAAGGCTATGGAGGCCGTGGCAGCCCAGGGCAAAGCCaagaagtag